A window of Edaphobacter lichenicola contains these coding sequences:
- a CDS encoding aldo/keto reductase: protein MDYINLGKTGLKVSCITLGCMSYGVPPAGPLRPGSHAWALNEEESQPFFKQALDLGINFFDTANIYTVGSSEEILGRFLKANTKREDTVIATKLFYPLRDDPNAKGLGRKQIFFELDQSLKRLGTDYVDLYQIHRWDYETPIEETMEALHDTVKSGKVRYIGASSMYAWQFAKALYTADLHGWTRFVSMQNHYNLLYREEEREMMGLCQAEGIGVIPWSPLARGRLARAWNAETTKRNDTDQFAKTIYAPTEEADKKVIDRLGELAEKRAIPRATLAIAWMLSKPYITSPIVGATKPNHLTDAAAALAVKLTPEEITSLEEPYIPHQVVGFS, encoded by the coding sequence ATGGACTACATCAATCTCGGCAAGACCGGCCTCAAAGTCTCCTGCATCACCCTCGGTTGCATGTCCTACGGAGTCCCTCCCGCCGGCCCCCTGCGCCCCGGCAGCCATGCCTGGGCCCTCAACGAAGAAGAGAGCCAGCCCTTCTTCAAGCAGGCCCTCGACCTCGGCATCAACTTCTTCGACACCGCCAACATCTACACCGTAGGCTCCAGCGAAGAGATCCTCGGCCGCTTCCTCAAAGCCAACACCAAACGCGAAGACACCGTCATAGCCACCAAGCTCTTCTACCCCCTGCGCGACGACCCCAACGCGAAGGGCCTCGGGCGCAAGCAGATCTTCTTCGAGCTCGACCAGAGTCTCAAGCGCCTCGGCACCGACTACGTCGACCTCTACCAGATCCACCGCTGGGACTACGAGACCCCCATCGAAGAGACCATGGAAGCCCTCCACGACACCGTCAAATCCGGCAAGGTCCGCTACATCGGAGCCTCCTCCATGTACGCCTGGCAGTTCGCCAAGGCCCTCTACACCGCCGACCTCCACGGCTGGACCCGCTTCGTCTCCATGCAGAACCACTACAACCTCCTCTACCGCGAAGAAGAGCGCGAGATGATGGGTCTCTGCCAGGCCGAAGGCATCGGCGTCATCCCGTGGAGCCCGCTGGCCCGAGGCCGTCTAGCTCGTGCCTGGAACGCCGAGACCACCAAACGCAACGACACCGACCAGTTCGCCAAAACCATCTACGCCCCAACCGAAGAAGCCGACAAAAAGGTCATCGATCGCCTCGGCGAACTCGCCGAAAAGCGAGCGATCCCCCGCGCCACGCTGGCCATCGCGTGGATGCTCAGCAAGCCTTACATCACCTCGCCCATCGTAGGCGCCACCAAACCAAATCACCTCACCGACGCCGCAGCCGCCCTCGCCGTTAAGCTCACGCCAGAGGAGATAACCTCCCTCGAAGAGCCCTACATCCCCCATCAAGTCGTAGGCTTCAGCTAA
- a CDS encoding 1-(5-phosphoribosyl)-5-[(5-phosphoribosylamino)methylideneamino]imidazole-4-carboxamide isomerase, which produces MLIPSIDLMGGRIVQLVQGEKLKLAFDDFDYWIERFQKYPLVQLIDLDAAMRLGNNRALIEMIAKRLPCQVGGGLKTAEDGKFLLEAGARRVIYGSSLFRPAEPDHIRRHKLIYLEFAESLKSSLGEEALVFSVDTKAGRVAVKGWKDSVDLTPEEAITWLEDYCAAFLYTHVDTEGTMQGFPLDVAAILRACTAKQLIVAGGIKERSEIDALDAMGVDAVAGMAVYSGAMEA; this is translated from the coding sequence ATGTTAATACCCTCAATCGACCTGATGGGCGGCCGCATCGTCCAACTCGTACAAGGCGAAAAGCTCAAACTAGCCTTCGACGACTTCGACTACTGGATCGAGCGCTTCCAAAAGTACCCTCTGGTCCAACTCATCGACCTGGACGCTGCCATGCGCCTCGGCAACAATCGCGCCCTCATCGAGATGATCGCGAAGCGTCTCCCCTGTCAGGTAGGAGGCGGCCTCAAGACCGCAGAAGACGGCAAATTCCTCCTCGAAGCCGGAGCCAGGCGAGTCATCTACGGCTCCAGTCTCTTCCGCCCCGCCGAGCCCGACCACATCCGCCGTCACAAGCTCATCTATCTCGAGTTCGCCGAAAGCCTAAAGTCCTCACTCGGCGAAGAAGCTCTAGTCTTCAGTGTCGACACCAAGGCCGGAAGAGTCGCCGTCAAAGGCTGGAAAGACTCCGTCGACCTCACTCCCGAAGAAGCCATCACCTGGCTCGAAGACTACTGCGCCGCCTTCCTCTACACCCACGTAGACACCGAAGGAACCATGCAGGGCTTCCCCTTGGACGTAGCTGCGATCCTGAGAGCCTGCACCGCCAAACAACTCATCGTAGCCGGAGGAATCAAAGAGCGCAGCGAAATAGACGCACTAGACGCCATGGGAGTCGACGCCGTAGCAGGAATGGCCGTCTACTCTGGCGCCATGGAAGCATAG
- the hisF gene encoding imidazole glycerol phosphate synthase subunit HisF — MLTKRIIACLDVRGGRVVKGVQFVDIVDAGDPAELAHRHAAAGADEIVLLDITATHEGRGTLLDTVKRTAAALFVPFTVGGGIRSAEDAAAVFDAGADKVSINSSAVARPELIGEIGGSFGAQAVIVAVDARRVEGRGVEEAEVFVSGGRKAAGRRVLDWVREAEDRGAGEILLTSMDTDGMRAGFDCELTAMVSGAVQIPVIASGGAGTAGHFVEVFGRGRADAALAASIFHFGVTDSRELKVELQRAGVPVRLPC, encoded by the coding sequence ATGCTGACAAAGCGGATTATTGCTTGTCTCGATGTGCGCGGCGGGCGCGTGGTGAAGGGCGTGCAGTTTGTGGACATCGTTGATGCGGGGGACCCGGCGGAGTTGGCGCATCGTCATGCTGCAGCTGGAGCGGATGAGATTGTGCTGCTGGATATTACGGCGACGCATGAGGGGCGCGGAACGCTGCTCGATACGGTGAAGCGGACAGCGGCGGCGCTGTTTGTGCCGTTTACGGTTGGTGGCGGGATTCGGAGTGCGGAGGATGCTGCGGCGGTGTTCGATGCTGGTGCAGATAAGGTGAGTATCAACTCGTCGGCGGTTGCGAGGCCGGAGCTGATTGGGGAGATCGGCGGCAGCTTTGGTGCGCAGGCCGTGATTGTGGCCGTCGATGCTCGGCGAGTTGAAGGACGCGGGGTTGAAGAGGCTGAAGTTTTTGTGAGTGGTGGTCGGAAGGCGGCCGGGCGGCGGGTGCTGGATTGGGTTCGTGAGGCGGAGGATCGGGGGGCCGGGGAAATTCTGCTGACTTCGATGGATACCGATGGGATGCGGGCCGGGTTCGATTGTGAGTTGACCGCGATGGTGAGTGGGGCGGTGCAGATTCCGGTGATTGCTTCGGGTGGGGCGGGGACTGCTGGGCACTTTGTTGAGGTGTTCGGGCGGGGTCGGGCAGATGCTGCGCTGGCTGCCAGCATCTTTCACTTCGGCGTTACGGACTCGCGCGAGTTGAAGGTGGAGTTGCAGCGGGCTGGGGTTCCTGTTCGGCTGCCTTGCTAG
- a CDS encoding biotin/lipoyl-containing protein, producing MPFLYELKIATEEPSYTFVQQLVPAGSLVGTGQAVCTLTDGAMEFHVPAPRQGLLVEWFVEHGAVIENGDSMARIVCEGELVAVPAAVPMRLG from the coding sequence ATGCCTTTTTTGTATGAGCTGAAAATTGCGACTGAAGAACCTTCTTATACGTTTGTGCAGCAGCTAGTGCCGGCGGGGTCGCTTGTCGGGACCGGGCAGGCGGTTTGTACTCTGACAGATGGGGCTATGGAGTTTCATGTGCCTGCGCCGCGGCAGGGTCTGCTGGTGGAGTGGTTTGTGGAGCATGGCGCGGTGATCGAGAATGGGGATTCGATGGCCAGGATTGTGTGTGAGGGTGAGTTGGTGGCGGTGCCAGCGGCTGTTCCGATGAGGTTGGGATAG
- the hisH gene encoding imidazole glycerol phosphate synthase subunit HisH — translation MIAIIDYKAGNLTSVVKTLKYLGVREMVVTQDPAVVRGAAKVVLPGVGHFQATSLLRELGLEDAVRESIAKGSWFLGICVGLQWLFEGSTEASGVAGLGHFPGMCERFPALFDGVELKSPHVGWNSLERLSADSRLMHGVERGGFVYYTHSWRAPVIHATAAVTEYGGAFTGVAEKDNVMGVQFHPEKSSTVGLQVLKNFVEL, via the coding sequence ATGATTGCGATTATTGATTACAAAGCGGGGAACCTGACCAGCGTTGTGAAGACGCTGAAGTATCTTGGCGTGCGCGAGATGGTGGTGACACAGGATCCAGCCGTTGTACGCGGAGCGGCTAAGGTGGTGTTGCCAGGTGTGGGGCACTTTCAGGCTACTTCCCTATTGCGCGAACTTGGGTTGGAGGATGCAGTACGGGAGAGTATTGCTAAGGGCTCGTGGTTCCTGGGGATTTGTGTGGGGTTGCAGTGGTTGTTTGAGGGGTCAACCGAGGCCTCGGGCGTGGCTGGGTTGGGACACTTTCCGGGGATGTGCGAACGGTTCCCTGCTCTGTTCGACGGCGTGGAGTTGAAGTCGCCGCATGTTGGGTGGAACTCGCTGGAGAGGTTGAGCGCTGATTCGAGGTTGATGCACGGGGTCGAGCGTGGTGGATTTGTTTACTACACTCACTCGTGGCGTGCTCCGGTGATTCATGCAACTGCTGCGGTTACAGAATATGGTGGGGCGTTTACGGGAGTGGCCGAGAAGGACAACGTGATGGGCGTGCAGTTTCATCCGGAGAAGTCGAGCACAGTGGGATTACAGGTTTTGAAGAACTTTGTGGAGTTGTAG
- the hisB gene encoding imidazoleglycerol-phosphate dehydratase HisB, translated as MERDGMTAAKTLKVRSGTIKRDTTETQIALKLVVDGQGMYKVSTGIRFFDHMLELFTRHGGFDLTLKCTGDLDVDQHHTVEDVGIALGEAFSKALGDKKGIMRAGYFVMAMDETLAVAAVDLSGRVAYVVDDKVKVRLVGDFQSELLTDFFDGFARGAKANVHVKTLYGRSNHHKIEAIFKAFARALRGACSRDERMREMLPSTKGLL; from the coding sequence ATGGAGCGCGACGGTATGACGGCGGCGAAGACTTTGAAGGTTCGCTCTGGAACGATCAAGCGCGATACAACGGAGACGCAGATTGCGTTGAAGCTCGTCGTCGATGGACAGGGCATGTACAAGGTGTCGACAGGGATTCGTTTTTTTGACCACATGCTGGAGTTGTTTACACGTCATGGGGGGTTCGACCTGACGCTGAAGTGTACCGGCGATCTTGATGTCGATCAGCACCATACGGTCGAAGATGTGGGGATCGCGTTGGGAGAGGCCTTTAGTAAAGCGCTGGGCGACAAGAAAGGCATCATGCGCGCCGGGTACTTTGTGATGGCGATGGATGAGACGCTTGCTGTAGCGGCGGTGGATCTTAGTGGACGTGTTGCTTATGTTGTCGACGATAAGGTCAAGGTCCGGCTGGTGGGAGATTTTCAGAGCGAGTTGCTGACCGATTTCTTCGATGGATTCGCTCGTGGAGCGAAGGCAAACGTTCACGTGAAGACGCTGTATGGACGCAGCAATCATCACAAGATTGAGGCGATCTTCAAGGCGTTTGCAAGGGCACTGCGTGGGGCTTGTTCGCGAGATGAGCGGATGCGAGAGATGTTACCAAGCACCAAGGGACTGCTTTGA
- the hisC gene encoding histidinol-phosphate transaminase, producing the protein MSLATDLVTDKKIVQPRKAVLEMPEYHPPLAGRDALRLDFNENTFAPSPRVMETLLALTAEGLTKYPEREPVERIVATHFGLKTEEVLLTNGVDEAIHLMCVAFLEADDEALIATPTFFMYDVSIKMMTPHLRKVQADATLEFPFERFMSAITDKTKLIIVASPNNPTGATVSKEHLLAIAAAAPHAVLMVDEAYSHFHGESTMEDLATVPNLIVARTFSKAYGLANLRVGMLAGNAELLKSVRKVSSPYNVNGVALACLPAAVADEEYLSWYSEQVRIGRERMMKGLRELGVPFFPSHANFVLMNIGPKHATLVDAMRRRGVLLRDRSTDPGCDGFVRITIGIEEHVTLGLAALRTSLQEIGWSATV; encoded by the coding sequence ATGAGTCTTGCTACTGATCTGGTTACAGATAAAAAAATCGTGCAGCCGCGTAAAGCAGTATTGGAGATGCCGGAGTACCATCCGCCGCTGGCTGGACGGGATGCACTGCGACTGGATTTCAACGAGAATACTTTTGCGCCCTCACCACGTGTCATGGAGACGTTGTTGGCGCTGACGGCGGAGGGACTGACGAAGTATCCCGAGAGGGAGCCGGTAGAAAGAATTGTCGCGACTCATTTCGGATTGAAGACCGAAGAGGTGCTGCTGACGAACGGCGTCGATGAGGCGATTCACCTGATGTGTGTGGCGTTTCTCGAGGCGGATGACGAGGCGCTGATTGCGACCCCAACGTTTTTTATGTACGACGTGAGCATCAAAATGATGACGCCTCACCTGCGAAAGGTGCAGGCGGATGCGACGCTGGAGTTTCCGTTCGAGCGCTTTATGTCTGCTATCACGGATAAGACGAAGTTGATTATTGTGGCTTCTCCAAATAATCCAACCGGAGCAACGGTGAGCAAAGAGCATCTGTTGGCAATTGCCGCTGCGGCTCCTCACGCGGTGTTGATGGTCGATGAGGCTTACTCTCACTTTCATGGCGAGTCGACGATGGAAGATCTGGCGACGGTGCCGAATCTGATCGTGGCCAGGACGTTTTCAAAGGCTTATGGACTGGCCAACCTGCGCGTCGGCATGTTGGCAGGGAATGCAGAGCTGCTGAAGAGTGTGCGGAAGGTATCTTCGCCGTACAACGTGAATGGAGTAGCGCTGGCTTGTCTGCCGGCTGCTGTTGCCGACGAGGAATATCTTTCCTGGTATAGCGAGCAGGTGCGCATTGGGCGAGAGCGCATGATGAAGGGACTGCGAGAGTTGGGGGTTCCCTTCTTTCCTAGTCATGCGAACTTTGTGCTGATGAATATTGGGCCAAAGCATGCGACGCTTGTAGATGCGATGAGAAGGCGCGGAGTGCTGTTGCGGGATCGATCGACCGATCCTGGGTGTGATGGTTTTGTGCGTATCACTATCGGGATCGAAGAACATGTGACGCTTGGACTGGCGGCGCTGAGGACTTCGCTGCAGGAGATTGGATGGAGCGCGACGGTATGA
- the hisD gene encoding histidinol dehydrogenase has protein sequence MKLVKTFGRGKAAADALIESLERRGAVNTARVEPVVRRILAAVRKGGDRALLKYAAELDGLRKGQPLLVSRDEMKAAWDSTAPALQAAMMVARGNILAFAEAQLPREWTISPVDGVRTGQIVRPLGSVGCYVPGGRYPLPSTLLMTVIPSQVAGAERIVVCSPKPAKETMAAAWLAGVTEFYRVGGAQAIAAMAYGTVAIERVDKIVGPGNLYVTAAKVLVSNECGIDMPAGPTEIVVTSEAGDAAGIAADLVAQAEHDPETMAVLITSKEALAKRVAAEVKLRTRDNEVARQSLAARGCVFVTSSVREAQELTNRLAPEHLSVDSEADLKWIRNAGSVFVGEYTPQSMGDYVSGPNHVLPTGRFGRIRGGLSVMDLVKVITVQQYTKAGLKKMGPHAVVLAEAEGLKGHAESVRVRMR, from the coding sequence GTTGATCGAATCGCTGGAGCGGCGAGGTGCTGTGAACACGGCGCGCGTGGAACCCGTGGTGCGACGCATTCTCGCAGCGGTGCGTAAGGGTGGCGATCGAGCTTTGCTGAAGTACGCGGCGGAACTTGATGGGCTTCGAAAGGGCCAGCCGCTGTTGGTGTCGCGGGATGAGATGAAGGCCGCCTGGGACTCGACGGCACCAGCGCTGCAGGCGGCGATGATGGTGGCGCGAGGAAATATTCTGGCGTTCGCCGAGGCGCAGCTGCCACGTGAGTGGACGATCTCTCCCGTAGATGGAGTGAGGACGGGGCAGATTGTGCGGCCGCTGGGGAGCGTTGGCTGCTATGTGCCGGGAGGACGCTATCCGCTGCCTTCGACGTTGTTGATGACGGTGATCCCCTCGCAGGTCGCGGGGGCGGAACGGATTGTGGTGTGCTCGCCGAAGCCTGCAAAGGAGACGATGGCTGCGGCGTGGCTAGCTGGAGTGACGGAGTTTTACCGTGTTGGCGGGGCCCAGGCGATTGCGGCGATGGCTTACGGCACCGTTGCGATCGAACGAGTCGATAAGATTGTTGGGCCGGGAAACCTGTATGTGACGGCAGCGAAGGTATTGGTTTCGAATGAGTGCGGAATCGATATGCCGGCGGGCCCAACGGAGATTGTAGTGACGAGTGAAGCCGGGGACGCCGCGGGGATCGCTGCAGATCTGGTTGCGCAGGCGGAGCACGACCCGGAGACGATGGCCGTCCTGATTACGAGCAAGGAAGCTTTGGCAAAGAGGGTTGCGGCTGAGGTGAAGTTGCGGACGCGAGATAATGAGGTTGCGAGGCAGTCGCTGGCAGCGCGGGGATGCGTATTTGTAACCTCTTCGGTTCGCGAAGCTCAGGAGTTGACGAACCGTCTCGCGCCGGAACATCTGAGCGTGGATTCGGAGGCTGATCTGAAGTGGATTCGAAATGCGGGGTCGGTTTTCGTAGGGGAGTACACGCCGCAGTCGATGGGAGACTACGTCTCTGGCCCTAATCATGTGTTGCCTACCGGGCGCTTTGGACGAATCCGTGGAGGGTTGAGTGTGATGGATCTTGTGAAAGTGATTACGGTGCAGCAGTACACGAAGGCGGGGTTGAAGAAGATGGGCCCTCATGCAGTTGTACTCGCTGAAGCTGAGGGACTGAAAGGACATGCAGAGAGCGTGCGAGTGAGGATGAGATGA